TACATACTTGCATTATATCTAAGCATACATAGAAATGTCATTAATACTTGCTGAGAAGACTCCATTCTTCAGAGAGAGTGCAGTGTTCTTGTGGCAGACAGCATCATTGATGTAACCATGCATGGTTCTCCCTTAAAAGAGTAGATCCAGCTTGAAGGCATTCAAGCCTTAGCTAAATTGGGTTTCAAATGTCACAAGGGCTACCTATATCTTCAAGAAGGAAAATCTGACAGCTGACCTTCCAATGGCTTTTTTGCTTCAATTCAACTCCTTTTAATTGTCTAAAATAGCAGCAAATTATGACTGGATTGAAAGTCATGTAGCCAAATGTGGAAATTTCTCTTAGATTCACAAAATATTTGATGAATTAAATGAAACAATGAACAAAATCATGATTGCAGATAAATTTTCATCTAAAGCTTTTCGCTTGACATTGTTAGTGGGTGCATCCATGGCTAATAAGAGCCCTAGGGTCTCATTCTCAGTTTCATCTGCCTCATGTGTGAGTGATTTAAAGCCATAAATTAAGCCTCAGTCCCTCACCTTAGATATCCACATACCAAAAACAGAAGCTTCTGAAAATGTTCAAGTATATTTTGCTTGAACTTTTTACACATGAACCTTCCCACACCCACAAAATATGTTCAATATTTGAATcttcaaaaatcatttttactgTCCAAGttgcatttgaaaattaaaacacAAGATTGCAGCCTTCTCATCATACTTTTTTTTAAGTGTGCTACACTTTAAGCTCAATATCACCAAgtctccttttgtttttcccCTCCCCCAGCTCCCCAACTAGGTTGGATTAGACTTCTAGCtcaataaaagtaaaagaaaaagaataaatgaaTTGGTTTAGAGCCACACCACATCTTCAACATATTTCTGAAATTTCATAAGTACAGGGTTTAGTGGGACCTTTTCAGGCTGTGAAATGATGGCAGTAGAGATCATTATTCACAAGCACAACCATATGGAAAAAAAGCAAATGTGCATTCCTGGCCGCCTTTGGAAAGAATAGACAGACATGTTCTTTATGTCTTTTCCTTACTTTTGATATCTCCAGAATGATGAAACTAATTTCTAGGAATTGGATGGTGGAAGATCATGAAATTTGGTGATTGGGTAAAGGAATAGCAAGTACAGAAACTGAGGCAATATTATGTTTGTTCCAAGTAATAAACCTGACTAAACAAGTTTAGGACCAGAGTTGCAGACCGCCATGAAGGGTGTACCCATTGCACGAAGCTCCCGCCACTGTAGGGTCTGGGGAGAGttataatgtacgcagccttgcTGCTTCAgaaagaggctgtttcccactCAAACCCGCGACCCAGGTAACAATGGAGTAACCCTACCCTCTCAGACACTATATTATAGTCATGTAGTATCATTTAATGGATTCTTATCACAGGTGATAAAATAGCTCCAAGATCCTCCAGCCAACTCTTTTTACCCCAATTCAAATCACTGTTCTGGATCCTTTGGTAGTGGTAGCATGGACAACAATCTGCATCAAAGATTTTGTACCTAAGTGCAGAGTACATCATACCACCCTTTCTCTTTTGGAGTTCCTTTTCTTTTACCTCCATTGCAAAGCATATATGACACAGGCATAGCCttaaaaaatttcttaattATAAAGAgaattattgttttattttgtgtTATTTGGACTTTCAGTCAAGTCTTGTTgtgtaccctttttttttcttcttcttttatattgaaaataaaatgagCGGAAATTGTAATTTGCTCTGGAACTTTTACTTAGTGGTGGTTCCTATGAGGCTATGACCTTGGCCATGGGGCCATTGTTTGTATTCAACTAACTATTCCCTCACAACTTCCTTTGTCAAATGCAAAATCTTTCGTACAGCACCCCACCAGGCCACCACCCTTTTTGAGGCAGTCAGGTCATTCTGGGACCTCTGAAGCACTGGGTTCTGGCAAAGCACAAGCAAGATCTAGAGTTATAGACCAGGTGATTAGTTTCAATAAAGATACTAAGgcttacagagaaaaaaaaggcagaCAATCAATAATGTGCCATCTAACATACTTTTTATGTCCTCCTAAAAGTTGAATCCAAGAATAAGAAACAAGGGAAAAGAAGTGGGAGGAAGACAAAATGTAAAGAAATTGAAGAATATATAATCAAACTgaatgaatgaaaagaaaaaatgggaaaTGAAATAAATCAAACAAACGACACACCCCAATACTTTGGAAACAATACAAACAGAACATTCAAAATGATAACAATGGGGATATCTCCAGTGACCTCTTCTAGTGATTCATGTTTACTTGCTTCCTGTAACTTCTTCAGCAACCAAAGGTGCAGAAAGATGCCGTCAAAACAGGTTTTTTTAATAGTCTGATATTATCGATTTTCTGCCTCTTCTGTCACTTAAACATCCTTGGCaacaatttctttcttctcctccgttctcttctcctcctcattctcagttttttccttttcaatttcaGTAGCTTCTGCAGCAATGACTGGTTTTTCCTCTTCTACTGGTTTTTCCTCAACCTCAGGTGTGGTGGCAGTCTCTTCAGCTTCAGGGAAACTAGTGCTTACTTCCTTGGTGATGATCTCGGTCTTGGGTTCTTCTTCCTGTTGGACTGGCTCCGATGAAACGACTTCTGTTTGGGTTGTTTTATCATTTCCTGatgattctttttcttcctcactctGCAAACATAGATTAATAGTCCaacaccaagaactcataagcTTGGATCCATAAACAAGGATTCAAAATACGAAGTTATAACATAAACGTAGCATACATAAAACAGAATCAGATTGATATCTTGGTAAGCTCTTAATTAATTGGTATGATATGTATTCTGCTCTTTTGTAAAACTCCAGATTGGACCAATAGTCCTAATGGCTGTGAACAGTGAACAGAGTTGGCTGAATTTACATAAGATCTCTAATAAAAATTGAGGAATTATTATGTTACATCATATATGAACAAAGATAAGAATCTAAGGAGAACTCTCAAGCACTGAGCATGTTGGAAGATGCCCGGGGAGGTTCACTGCCAGCATGGCACATGCATCAAGATACAATGGGGGCGAAATGACTGCCCACCGCTAATGAAAGGCGAAAATCCCATTAATATTTATACTAGTGTTCCCATAGGCCTCCACGCTGGTGCATGAACTAGCCTGcctttagggaaccctctcccatagtCCCATTGATTAATTACTAGATGAAAAAACACCCCTACCCTACCTCCATGCCCAGACACCCCTACCTACCTCCATTTCCCATGTGTCTGAGCATGGGAATGCAAGCAAGTAGCATTCTCTTTCCCATGTGACTAGGCGTGGGGAATGCAAGCGGGTAACTTTCTCTTCTCTCatttgtaaaataaaatttcttttcattATTTGCTAGTCAATGATGAgaggaaaaaatcaagaaatgaGATCCTCTACAACACAGCTGGCACCATTATACATATGAGGCTGGGAGTCCTTTGGGGCACACACCTAAGTGTTGGTGGATTCAAATCCTCCCCAATCACACTAAAGGTCCAACAAGCATCCACAATTGGAAGAATCCAGGCACGCACCACAATACATGGACGAGACCCCAAGTCTTACCAGTCATCAGATGATTGTAGGGCACTCTAGCatttggagaggatctgaatctgTGTTATGGTGATTACTTAGGATGctccaaccattggatgcacGTCCGAGAAGATTTGGGTCCATCACTCTGCCGTTTGGTGCAATGTCTCCATCACAGCTACATAATTGTGGaacttatttttgtttttggtgttcAATGAATTGAGAAAGACATAACAAAACGTCAACGGAGACCGGCTCCACCACGTTCAACTCTTCAAGTGTGCGACTAACTACCACAAGACAGGACCCATTACTCGTGTATGTCATCCAAAAAGAACTCGCCGAAGGGGAAATCCCTATCCACCGTCCGATAAATTGATCAAACGGATGGAAATTCAAGCTTCCAACATTTTTAGGGTTAGTAACTATAACCAAAAATCACGAAAAAACCGACAAAAGAGAGACAAGGACAAACATGGTAAAGCTCCAGACTGTTCAGAGCCTGCGTGTGCGTGCGTGCGTGCGTGCGTGAAAGAGGGACCGAGAGACAGCTAATGACCTAGTAATTATCCTCTCAATTGTTCTCTTTTGATCAATAATTGCCCCCCGCAAATTGAAATCTCATGGATTTTTGAACCGAAAAAGAGAAGCCTTTCAGAAAAACAAGATTTAAACACTCTAATTAGGTATCTTTTGCAGAGTATCAATCGTTTTGGAAGAGAGAACGGGAGATTCAATTCTTAATGAAGTAAGAaatcaaaaaatgaaagatctatttaaatgatttgaaattggaaATAAGTTAATTAGAATTGAACGAtctgagaagaaataaaaagaagagtttAAATTACCTCCTTGAACAAATTGCTGAGAGAGCGAGGCTTGTTGGCCGTGTCTTCCGTCTTCACAGAATCATCACCTTCACCATCGCCAATCTGTGCCTTATCAATCACTTTCTCCTCACCACTTTGGATCTCCGCTCCTTCTTCATGGCTGGCAACTAACTTTGCTTCTTCCCCATTAACATCAACTTCCTTAGGTTCAGAGACATCCTTGACAATCGGTGCCGGTGCCAAATCGTCTTCTCCCTTGAAGGTCTTCGGCTTCGTGGCACAACCCCCCATCGATCGATAAGTATTATATAGAGATTACTGAAGCTTTATAATTATAGatatatctatctctctctgcgattgagagagagacagagagattgTGAAAAGAGatataatgaaagaagaagaagagaagaactcAGAATCTAATAAAAGAGGACGTGGGAGAGAGATGAGTTTGAGAGATGGAATTTATGGAGAGGAATTGAGTTTATAAAAAGAGCGATTTCGGCGTTCTGTCGTTTCCGACATTTGTTCTACGGCCCTTCAAAATTTTTAGAAAGCCAGACAGACTGACGCAATGACGACACCACCAGACCACACACACAgcctgtccttttttttttttcttaatttcctcATCATCTATTGCTAAAAATAGGAAACCCCCCAACCCCCATTCGGGTTCAAAAACTTGTAATCTGGATCAGATCGGCTTGGGCAAATTCGGATTAGGTTTTAAGAGTAAGACTGAATTGATCAGACAATTCCATCTAATCCTGATTCTCCTCTGATCTGGTTTGGGCGATCTTGTATGGAAAAACACTAAATGATGGGAATATGCCAACTCAGGACTATTTTGATCTCAATCTAGGGCTTTTAAGACCCTGATTTAGTCCAATCTGTACTAGAATCAACCGAagtcaaatccaattaatgttGATCCGATTCGGATCAATCCTTGTATGAAACTGCCATAATTGATCCCAATTGAAAAACCCAGATTTGGATAGATCATGGAAGGAATTGACAGGAGGCCGATTCCGATTCCAATAGATTTGGATCAGAACAATCCTTGCAACTAAACTGCCTAAATGGATCTATAGGCAGATCCAGATTCCAGCCTGACCCAATCCGACCTCGATTCCGGGTTTTTAAACCCACGACCGTAGTAATGAGGATTTTCCGTATATAGAAACAGCGACGTGACGAGCGACGGGATTATCGGGAAACACATTTTGGTTGATTTGACGTGgaatattcccttttttttaaatatttatgtGGGGCCCACAACAGAACGGAGAACGAGGCAACgagagattgagagaagagTTGGGGATCCTGTTGGTTGGTAACTTGAGATCCACGCCGCAGCTTTCATCATTAGTAACTGAacctggctggctggctggccaaCTATAAGTTCCCAAAAATATTGTGTCTACTAGCTGGAGCTGCTAGACGCCCTGGACCTGGAGGAGGACTTCCTGTGGACCTCCGTAGTCCCCAATATCGAATCTTCTGATCAGATACTTTGGAAAATACGTTACGATTCAGAGTTACCAGGTCCTTCGATTTGCTTACATTTCGATTGTATCGTGTGCAACTCATAGAATCAGATGTAGCGGCCTGTCAACATTTATCTACTGACATGATATGGCATGATATGATAtaaagggtgttaattggtttagaTTCGATGTATATGAGGCGATTGGATTAGGTTaatatttatttggctgaaatcaaAATTACATTGTCCACTAAATGattgttctttttttaaatctcaatcatttagtaaatgattttgattttatagtTTTTTACTGATGTTGATTTCATGaatttaaacggttttgatagTGGTTTATTTCATATGATTTCTATACGATTAGTAACTGATTTGCTAATTTATTCCCATGATTactaaaatttacttttattgataaacacttcaatcttatatcaaattaaataaGATATTAAACAAGTaaagatttaactacataactacataatatgaataaattattgaataaacTATTCGACAGCATCTATGGtcccttaattcttccctaaattaaaccattatgttttgttgaaacaatcaaatatttaatcgttatacggGTTAATCAGATTGGTTTTGAAGGTTCGATTTTCACAATGTCAATTCAGTAACGGGTTAAATGGTTAAAA
This genomic stretch from Macadamia integrifolia cultivar HAES 741 chromosome 2, SCU_Mint_v3, whole genome shotgun sequence harbors:
- the LOC122090151 gene encoding plasma membrane-associated cation-binding protein 2-like — its product is MGGCATKPKTFKGEDDLAPAPIVKDVSEPKEVDVNGEEAKLVASHEEGAEIQSGEEKVIDKAQIGDGEGDDSVKTEDTANKPRSLSNLFKESEEEKESSGNDKTTQTEVVSSEPVQQEEEPKTEIITKEVSTSFPEAEETATTPEVEEKPVEEEKPVIAAEATEIEKEKTENEEEKRTEEKKEIVAKDV